CTTCGGTGCTCCCCTTGCGCGCCACCGCCTCCCGGATTCCAGCCTGGTTGCGGTCGAAGAGGGGAATGGGGATGGCGAGTCTCAGGCCGACGAGGTTGTCCGCGTCCTTGATCTCCTCGTCGCCAATGTCGGTGGCCGTGTTCTCCCGCGTGTAGGCGATCCCCGCCGTGAGGTTGGGAATCCTCTCGGCCTTCGCCAGTTGAACCTCCGCCCCCACCTGCGCCTTCTGCGCTTCCAGTGCCGCCAGGTCAGACCTCTGGGCCAAGGCCAGTGCCTTCAGCTCCGCCAACTCTCCGACGTCGCCGGACGATTCCTCCAAGGAACCGGTGAAGCCGGCTGCCGTCTCAGAGGGAAGCCCCAGGAGGACCAGGAGCCTGGCTCTGGCGGGGACAATCTCCCGCTCCGCCTCGGCCTTTCGCCCTTCGCTGCGGGCCGCCTCCACCCGGGCGAGATTCACCTCCAGCTCCGGGATGTCGCCCGCCTCGAAGCGCTGCCCCGCCACCTCCAGCAGCCGGTTGTTGAGGGCCAGGGAGCGCTGCGCCAGCTCCACCTTTTGCTGCGCCAGCAGCAGGTCGTAGAAAGCGGCCTTCACCTCCGCCGCCAGCAGCCGGCCGGCGTTGTCGAGCTGCCGGTCGAAGCCCTCCAGTTCTTTCTCGGCAGCAAGCAGGCGCTTGCCCCGCTTGCCGGCGGTCGGAAATTCCTGGGAAATACCCACGGTCAGGGTGTTCTCGGAAGGACTGCCGGTCAGCTTCCCGGTTGTCCCGTCGGCCTCCAGGACCGGGTTGGGGTAGAGCCCGGCCCGGCTCCTGCCGGCCTCGCGGATGCCTCTTTCTTCCCGCAGGGCCATCAGTTCGCCGTTGTTCTGCAGCGAAAAGTCCACCGCCTGCGCAAGGGAAAAAACTTTCTCTTCGGCGTACGCCGTGGCGCCGAAAGTCCAGCTGCAAATGGTCACAAACAGGGCCACGGCCCTCTTGGAGAAAACCGTTTTTCTCAAGGACTGCACCTCCAATTCGGTGTTTGAATTTGCGAAGGGTGAGCGAAAAACAGACGTGTACCGAGAAGACTTCTGGTCTTTCGGGACACACGGGCCAGAAGCTAGAGGGAGAGGATCAATTCAGCAGAACAACCGTACGCAGGGCGGCAAGAGCCTGGGAAGGGGGAAGAGACGCCGCCGGGGAGCGAAAAAGATTACGATCGGCTGCGACCTGTGGCCGCCAAAGAGGCGGAAGAGAGGCAGGAGGGGAATCCAGTGGGGAATACTGGTATGTCTTCAGGGTTTTCTGAACGAGCGGCGCATGGAGCGAGCTGACCGGCAGATGCTGGCACTCGGCATGATGGGAAGAAAGGGGAGAGTGCGCGGGGGCCGAAACGGCACAGGCTTCAGCGGTTCTGCAGGGCTTCTGCAAAGCGCTGGAATCGCACGCGGAGGTCGACATCTCCAGGTGCGCGTGCCCTTCCGCACCGAGGCACCAGGCCAGACCATGGGCGCCGGCATGGCTTCCCAGCAGGTAGAAGGCCAGCAGGATGATTATCGCAAAAACTTGTCGGAAGGGCTTTCTCTTCATACTTCGCCAAGATAATCGAGGACGGCGTGAATTTGCAAGGTGGAAAACCGTCTATTCAAAACCTGACGTTTGACATGAGCGGCCAATGCTGACGTGTTTCCGTCAAAAGCTATCGGGGGACGCCGGACCTGGCTGTCATGTGCCGATCCGTTTCTGCTTGGCGCGTTAAGGCTGGGGACAGCCGGCATGATCGGCTTGCCGGGGCCATGTCCGGTTGCTTGAAAGGCTGGTCGTCATGTGGCTCTTGGCATCGTCACTCGACCCTGGCGCCCTTTTCGACCAGGAGGTCACGAAGAACCGAGCGATGGCAGCGTGCTTCGTTCTCGCAGTAGCAGCCCACCGAGAAATTGCTTGAGTGCGACAGGACAGCGAACACTTCGAGTATGTGACTGGCCTCGGGACTTGCCATTTCGGCCCTGTACTTTCGGGTGAAGGTTGCCCACTGGGCAGGTGTTTCGGCCTGCTGGCCGAGTTTCATGGTCTCGACGCTGGGCGCGAGGTTCGGAAGCCAGACGTCGTACCAGTTCTGCGACGAGAACTCGGCTTTCGGAACACCGCGGGGAGGTCGACGAACGGTGCCGATGCGAACGCCTTCGTTTGCGACACGTGCACTTCCGAGCTTCACTACGCGAACTGCCACTGTGCCCTCCTGACCAAGATGCCCAACGGCTTCGCGCTTGGCCTGACGGGCGGTTTCTTGCCCGTTCATGGACCGAGCGCCTGTTATATGCGTCTGTATTCCATATACGCTGCCGCCTGTTGGGCGGATTCGGTACGTATGCCATAAGCTGCTTCCAGCATATGGGCCACAAATATATGCCTCAATAATACCCCCGAACGAGAAACGCCGCCGGCCAGCATTTATGCTGACCCGGCGGCGCCTCGGAATATCGATCCTGCTCCTGCCCTCATCGCTTTCCCCCGAAAACGCCTGCGGCCTGTGAATTTGACAATGCCCCGTTCAGCCTGCGCCGGCTTCGCGCAAATCCCCGGCGCCTGTTATTCCAGCGCCCGGCGGACCTCCTCCGCTTCCGCTCCCCGGACCAGCAGCCGCTTGTGCCTGGACTTCTCCCCCGCCACCAGCTCCACCGTGCTTTTTGACACCTTGAGCAACTTGGCGAAAAACTCGACGCAGAGCCGGTTGGCTTCCCCCTCCACCGGCGGCGAGGTCAGACGGACCTTGAGCTCTTCCCCCTGCACGCCGACGATCTCGTTTTTGCTGGCCCGCGGCTGCACGTGAAGATCGATGGTCACCCCGTCCCGGTGCTCACGCAGCCAGGGCATCAGGCCGGCTCCACCGGGTCCGGATCCTCTTTGGGCACGGCGCCCTTCCTGTTCCCCGCCGGAAACGGGAGGGGCTCCTCCAGCAGATACTCCTCACCGCCTCCATGGAGGGCCACCACATCGATATCCAGCAGCCGCAGATGGCTCTCGACCACGGCCCGCAGGCTGGTCTCGAAGGAAATTTTCTGCCGCTTCATCTCCTGAATCTCGCTGATCAGCTGAATCCGCCGCTCGTCGGCGGCCTGGACGATCTTATCCGCCCGCAGCTCGGCTTCGGCAACCATGATCTCGGCCTCCTTGCGGGCGTTGGCCTTGAGATCGTCGGTCACCCTCTGGGTGGTCAGCAGGGTCTCCTTGAGGGTCAGTTCCCGGGAGCGCATCTCTTCGAGGCTGGCCCGGGTGCGGGCCAGTTCTTCCTTGAGTTCCTGGCTCTGGCGGTGTAGACGCTCCAGTTCTTCTGCCAGCAGCTCAAGAAAATGATCGACCGCCCCCTTCTCGTAGCCCAGGAGGCGGGTCTTGAACTGGTGCTGCTGAATGTCGATGGGCGTGATGGACATGAGGCACCTCTCAGATGCGGAAGGCCAGTTGCTCTATGAGACTGAGGAGGATGCGGCGGAGCAGGGAAAGGCCGAGCAGGAGAACGATCGGCGAAAAATCGATCCCCCCGAATTGCAGCGGCAGCAGCCGGCGCATCCGGTAGAGCACCGGTTCGGTGGCGTTATAGAGGAAACGGACGATCGGGTTATAGGGATCGGGGTTGACCCAGGAGATGATGGCGCGGCCGATGACGATGAAGATGTAGATCTGGAAGACCAGGCTGATCACTTCGGCAAGGGCCGAAAACAGAATGTTCATGCTTTCCTCTTTCCTCCGTCTGGAGAGTGCGCCGATTGAACTCCGGCGCCTCGTGCAAAGCCCACTTTATAACGTATTGCCCGCCAAGGTGCAAACGCTTTCCAATGATCCGCCGGCGACGCAGCTGCCGGCGGCAACGCACTTTTTGACTTATCGAATAAAAAACGTTACATTACCGCACTGGAGAATGATTTCCCGGCCGTCCGGCGGGGGTCATTTTGA
This DNA window, taken from Desulfuromonadales bacterium, encodes the following:
- a CDS encoding TolC family protein yields the protein MRKTVFSKRAVALFVTICSWTFGATAYAEEKVFSLAQAVDFSLQNNGELMALREERGIREAGRSRAGLYPNPVLEADGTTGKLTGSPSENTLTVGISQEFPTAGKRGKRLLAAEKELEGFDRQLDNAGRLLAAEVKAAFYDLLLAQQKVELAQRSLALNNRLLEVAGQRFEAGDIPELEVNLARVEAARSEGRKAEAEREIVPARARLLVLLGLPSETAAGFTGSLEESSGDVGELAELKALALAQRSDLAALEAQKAQVGAEVQLAKAERIPNLTAGIAYTRENTATDIGDEEIKDADNLVGLRLAIPIPLFDRNQAGIREAVARKGSTEARALFARQSVEREVETAHARLTGAEKIASLYAGGIIPQLEENLKLVQEAYQIGEIGILTVIEEQKKFVEVHENYLAALYGRQTARAELEKAVGGSLDIETSGGAQ
- a CDS encoding YggT family protein, with product MNILFSALAEVISLVFQIYIFIVIGRAIISWVNPDPYNPIVRFLYNATEPVLYRMRRLLPLQFGGIDFSPIVLLLGLSLLRRILLSLIEQLAFRI
- a CDS encoding DivIVA domain-containing protein, with the translated sequence MSITPIDIQQHQFKTRLLGYEKGAVDHFLELLAEELERLHRQSQELKEELARTRASLEEMRSRELTLKETLLTTQRVTDDLKANARKEAEIMVAEAELRADKIVQAADERRIQLISEIQEMKRQKISFETSLRAVVESHLRLLDIDVVALHGGGEEYLLEEPLPFPAGNRKGAVPKEDPDPVEPA
- a CDS encoding DUF488 family protein produces the protein MNGQETARQAKREAVGHLGQEGTVAVRVVKLGSARVANEGVRIGTVRRPPRGVPKAEFSSQNWYDVWLPNLAPSVETMKLGQQAETPAQWATFTRKYRAEMASPEASHILEVFAVLSHSSNFSVGCYCENEARCHRSVLRDLLVEKGARVE
- a CDS encoding DUF167 family protein; the encoded protein is MPWLREHRDGVTIDLHVQPRASKNEIVGVQGEELKVRLTSPPVEGEANRLCVEFFAKLLKVSKSTVELVAGEKSRHKRLLVRGAEAEEVRRALE